A window of the Gammaproteobacteria bacterium genome harbors these coding sequences:
- a CDS encoding EAL domain-containing protein encodes MLGLLKFLNFMMLSLLVNLSIVTNVVAVSLSSLPLIDTLITGTPSLLFNDLLLVTQATENKPIVANAAITDDNSVVTDPDSQSEILTGLIILSCSMLLVIFVLLARRLLVLFKQQRTFINVTNKQVERLELALSGSGDQAWDWNITNNTINVSSQSELFDYQGFTDQSLTTIHPNDRQRVQKLLQQHLAGQVTQFKVSYRIERTDLPGQWIWVLDRAKIVEYHDDGSPHRMAGTIRDITELKQTEFKLKLQAEAIDNISDAIYIFDLDFNVVEVNKAFESVTGYQREQVLGNSKIFDSYHPKTSALIRAKLEKSQGWSGEIIAQHSTGQAYDVYLNINVITNEDSSISHYVAACSDITSRKAIEIELRNLSNIDPLTKLPNRSYFQYAHRNLIRRNQRHALLTLDVDNFKKINDSMGHDQGDNLLCLIAKRLDKKIECQHLLCRLGGDEFAILLEDTDQISMITQVLYEIETSLQQPFSFNGAELVMSCSVGVSIFPNDGESTENILQCADTAMYYAKSDSGFSYQFFSSSMNESAIRRLEVESLIRQALKNDWFEVYYQPKYDAATSQLSGMEALVRLNHPKLGMISPNEFIPVAEDTGLVIEIGEIVLRKACLTAQYWRCKGLFNGRVAVNLAARQFSQADLLKRITHVLEYTQLPVANLELEITEGTVIENPEMAIATMQQLTDIGITLALDDFGTGYSSLSYLKRFPIHTLKIDKAFIDDLTLEKGERHMVASIISIAHNMGLTVVAEGVETPEQLAILQQLSCETIQGFIFSRPLSEDDFLSLLLRQQYQVKSLEVTL; translated from the coding sequence ATGCTTGGACTGTTGAAATTTTTAAATTTCATGATGCTGTCTTTACTTGTTAATCTATCTATCGTAACCAACGTTGTCGCAGTCTCCCTCAGTAGTTTGCCGTTAATAGACACGCTTATTACCGGAACGCCATCGCTGTTATTTAATGATTTGTTGTTGGTTACTCAAGCGACAGAGAATAAGCCTATTGTGGCTAATGCTGCTATCACTGACGACAATTCAGTCGTTACTGATCCTGACTCCCAATCTGAAATATTAACCGGCTTAATTATTTTAAGCTGCTCGATGTTACTCGTCATTTTCGTGCTGTTAGCTCGGCGATTATTGGTACTATTTAAGCAGCAGCGAACGTTTATTAATGTGACTAATAAGCAGGTTGAGCGGCTCGAATTGGCACTTAGTGGCAGCGGCGATCAGGCATGGGATTGGAATATAACTAACAACACGATTAATGTCAGCAGCCAAAGTGAATTATTCGATTATCAAGGTTTTACCGATCAAAGTTTAACGACTATCCATCCTAATGATCGTCAGCGGGTTCAAAAATTATTGCAGCAGCACCTCGCAGGTCAAGTGACTCAATTTAAGGTCAGTTATCGTATTGAGCGCACTGATTTGCCCGGCCAATGGATTTGGGTTTTAGATCGCGCCAAGATTGTCGAATACCACGATGATGGCAGTCCACACCGGATGGCCGGTACTATTCGAGATATTACTGAGCTTAAACAGACCGAGTTTAAACTTAAGTTACAAGCTGAGGCGATTGATAATATTTCAGATGCGATTTATATTTTCGATCTCGATTTTAATGTGGTGGAAGTTAATAAGGCATTCGAAAGCGTTACGGGTTACCAACGAGAGCAAGTGTTAGGTAACAGTAAAATATTTGATAGTTACCACCCGAAAACCTCCGCCTTAATTCGGGCCAAACTTGAAAAAAGCCAGGGCTGGAGTGGTGAAATAATTGCGCAACACTCGACCGGTCAAGCTTATGATGTATATCTTAATATAAATGTTATCACCAATGAAGATTCTAGTATAAGTCACTACGTAGCGGCCTGTTCCGACATTACCAGTCGTAAAGCGATTGAAATTGAATTGCGCAACTTATCTAATATCGATCCATTAACCAAATTGCCCAATCGCTCGTATTTTCAATACGCACACCGTAATCTGATTCGACGAAATCAGCGCCATGCCCTGTTAACTTTAGATGTTGATAATTTCAAAAAAATTAATGATTCAATGGGCCACGATCAAGGGGATAATTTACTTTGCTTGATCGCTAAGCGACTTGATAAAAAAATTGAATGCCAGCATTTATTATGCCGTTTAGGTGGTGATGAGTTTGCTATTTTACTCGAAGATACTGACCAAATCAGCATGATCACTCAAGTGCTTTATGAAATAGAGACTTCGTTACAGCAGCCGTTTAGTTTTAATGGCGCCGAGCTGGTAATGAGTTGCAGTGTTGGCGTATCGATATTTCCTAATGATGGTGAAAGTACTGAAAACATATTGCAATGTGCTGATACGGCAATGTATTACGCAAAATCAGATAGCGGATTTAGCTACCAGTTTTTTAGTAGTTCGATGAATGAATCGGCGATCCGTCGTCTTGAGGTTGAAAGCTTAATTCGTCAGGCGTTAAAAAATGATTGGTTTGAAGTCTATTATCAGCCTAAATATGACGCCGCCACTTCGCAGTTGTCGGGTATGGAGGCTTTGGTTCGGCTCAACCATCCTAAGCTTGGCATGATCAGTCCCAATGAATTTATTCCGGTGGCCGAAGATACTGGCTTGGTGATCGAAATTGGTGAAATAGTATTACGTAAGGCCTGTCTTACCGCGCAGTATTGGCGCTGTAAAGGGCTGTTTAACGGCCGTGTTGCGGTCAATTTGGCCGCTAGACAATTCAGTCAGGCTGATTTACTTAAACGCATTACCCATGTTTTAGAATATACCCAGCTACCAGTTGCTAATCTTGAGCTTGAGATTACTGAAGGCACGGTGATCGAAAATCCGGAAATGGCCATAGCCACCATGCAACAGCTAACGGATATTGGTATTACCTTGGCACTTGATGATTTTGGCACAGGGTATTCGTCATTAAGTTATTTGAAACGTTTTCCAATTCATACGCTTAAGATTGATAAAGCCTTTATTGATGACTTAACGCTGGAAAAAGGCGAGCGGCACATGGTGGCATCAATTATCTCGATTGCCCATAATATGGGCTTAACCGTGGTGGCTGAAGGGGTTGAAACACCAGAGCAACTGGCTATTTTACAGCAACTGTCTTGTGAAACCATTCAGGGCTTTATTTTTAGTCGGCCGTTGTCTGAAGATGACTTCTTGTCGTTGTTATTACGTCAACAATATCAGGTGAAGTCACTTGAGGTGACTCTCTAA
- a CDS encoding anhydro-N-acetylmuramic acid kinase, with protein sequence MKKYYIGLMSGTSMDGVDAVLVEFSHGKPQLVASHDQPIPSTLLTKLHTLANPMTGDINLLGQCDRACGELFALASLNLLKLANIAPEEVIAIGSHGQTVRHMPNGEHPFTIQIGDANVIAALTNIDTIADFRRKDMALGGQGAPLVPAFHQQLFSAQSTNRVILNIGGIANITWLPAHSNEIKGFDTGPGNTLLDYWFNKHNQQTYDDGGQWASQGNYCPALLAKMLQHPYFNQQPPKSTGRELFNPQWLSNHLEQFSALSPPDIQATLAQLTAESIARDIEQLSPTAQVYLCGGGIFNLDLVARLKARLPKATIASSAQLGLAPQWVEGIAFAWLAYCHIERQPANLPQVTGASRSAVLGVFFPAA encoded by the coding sequence ATGAAAAAATATTATATCGGATTAATGTCAGGTACCAGCATGGACGGCGTCGACGCCGTGTTGGTCGAGTTTAGTCATGGCAAGCCACAGCTAGTAGCCAGCCATGATCAACCTATTCCTAGTACCCTGCTCACTAAATTACATACCTTAGCCAATCCAATGACTGGTGATATAAATTTACTCGGCCAGTGCGACCGCGCCTGTGGTGAGCTGTTTGCGTTAGCGAGTTTAAATTTACTCAAACTCGCTAACATTGCCCCTGAAGAAGTTATCGCGATTGGTTCACACGGCCAAACTGTCCGTCATATGCCCAATGGCGAGCACCCGTTTACAATTCAAATTGGTGATGCCAATGTCATCGCAGCACTCACTAATATCGACACTATTGCAGATTTTCGACGTAAAGATATGGCGCTAGGCGGCCAAGGTGCACCTTTAGTACCGGCATTCCATCAGCAGCTGTTTAGTGCACAATCAACAAATCGGGTGATCTTAAACATTGGCGGCATCGCTAATATTACCTGGCTGCCCGCACATAGTAATGAGATTAAAGGCTTTGATACTGGCCCGGGCAATACTTTGCTCGATTATTGGTTTAATAAGCACAATCAACAAACCTATGATGATGGCGGCCAATGGGCAAGCCAAGGTAACTATTGCCCAGCGCTATTAGCTAAGATGTTACAACATCCTTATTTTAACCAACAGCCGCCAAAAAGTACCGGCCGCGAGCTATTTAACCCGCAATGGCTAAGCAATCATCTTGAACAATTTTCAGCGTTAAGCCCACCAGATATTCAAGCAACCTTAGCGCAGCTAACAGCGGAGTCGATTGCTCGTGATATTGAGCAACTGTCCCCCACGGCCCAAGTTTATTTATGCGGTGGCGGGATCTTTAATCTAGACTTGGTTGCTCGGTTAAAAGCTCGTTTACCCAAGGCCACCATCGCGTCGAGCGCGCAGCTTGGTTTGGCGCCGCAGTGGGTTGAGGGCATAGCCTTTGCGTGGTTAGCTTATTGCCATATTGAACGCCAACCCGCAAACTTGCCTCAGGTAACAGGCGCGAGCAGATCGGCGGTATTAGGTGTTTTTTTTCCAGCGGCATAA
- a CDS encoding peptidoglycan DD-metalloendopeptidase family protein: protein MTKIFHKLPRRHQQLLLAISLVMTILFLLPSNETAPSSDTSLKVATRYAADIVFDDSSGSANSAPVLHIQQQQTATTAKVAPPRSQSAVTKPVVIKPVVTKPEPTLSWQQVTVKSGDNLGLIFNRAGFSANTLYKITSLGNDTMALTKIMPGQTLNFGTNGQQELIKLTYQQDVVTSLEISQQAGKFQAKKIVRELETREHIVSATIENNFWNAASENGLSPSLIMNLAQLFGWDIDFGLDIRAGDQFSLIYETKYLDGIEVKNGNIIAAEFVNRGQSYQAIRANNDQYYSATGRSMRKAFLRSPVNFKYISSNFNPRRLHPVTKAIKPHRGIDYAAKTGTPVVASGSGTVIASSYNKYNGNYVVIKHGERYVTKYLHLSKRYVKKGARVKQGDRIGNVGATGRVTGAHLHYEFLVNGVHRNPRTVKLPKSQAIAKKDRRKFLTLAERRMEQLNANKRVMLASF from the coding sequence ATGACAAAAATTTTCCATAAGTTACCCCGTCGCCATCAGCAATTGCTGCTAGCCATTTCCCTAGTTATGACTATTTTATTTTTGTTACCTAGTAACGAAACGGCCCCATCATCGGATACCAGCTTAAAAGTGGCTACCCGTTATGCTGCCGATATTGTGTTTGATGATAGTTCAGGCAGTGCAAACTCGGCGCCAGTACTTCACATACAGCAACAGCAAACAGCAACAACTGCGAAGGTTGCACCGCCACGGTCACAATCTGCAGTCACCAAGCCTGTCGTCATAAAACCAGTCGTAACAAAACCAGAGCCGACGTTAAGCTGGCAACAGGTCACGGTAAAGTCAGGCGATAATCTCGGCTTGATTTTTAATCGTGCCGGTTTTAGTGCCAATACCTTGTATAAAATTACCAGTTTGGGCAACGACACCATGGCCTTAACTAAAATAATGCCCGGCCAAACCCTAAATTTTGGCACCAATGGTCAGCAAGAATTAATAAAACTGACCTACCAACAAGATGTCGTCACTAGCCTTGAGATATCGCAACAAGCAGGTAAGTTTCAAGCCAAGAAAATTGTTCGCGAACTCGAAACACGTGAGCACATTGTGAGCGCCACCATTGAAAACAACTTTTGGAACGCCGCGTCTGAAAATGGCTTAAGCCCGTCATTAATTATGAATTTGGCCCAACTTTTTGGCTGGGATATCGATTTTGGGCTCGATATTCGCGCTGGAGATCAATTTAGCCTGATCTATGAAACAAAATATCTCGATGGTATAGAGGTTAAGAACGGTAATATTATTGCTGCAGAATTTGTCAATCGTGGTCAAAGCTATCAAGCTATTAGAGCAAACAATGACCAATATTACTCAGCGACTGGGCGCAGCATGCGCAAAGCTTTTTTACGCTCACCGGTTAATTTTAAATATATCAGCTCTAATTTTAATCCGCGCCGGCTTCACCCGGTCACTAAAGCAATTAAACCGCACCGTGGCATCGATTACGCCGCTAAGACAGGCACCCCAGTGGTCGCTTCAGGCAGCGGCACTGTGATCGCTTCGAGTTATAATAAGTACAATGGTAATTATGTGGTGATAAAACACGGCGAGCGTTATGTCACTAAGTATCTTCATTTATCAAAAAGATATGTCAAAAAAGGTGCCCGAGTTAAGCAAGGTGATCGCATTGGCAATGTCGGTGCAACCGGACGTGTTACCGGCGCCCATCTGCATTATGAATTCTTAGTTAATGGCGTGCATCGCAATCCTAGAACGGTTAAATTACCAAAATCACAAGCAATAGCCAAAAAAGATCGCCGTAAGTTTTTAACCTTAGCCGAACGTAGAATGGAACAACTAAACGCCAATAAGCGCGTAATGTTGGCAAGCTTTTAG